In Rhinolophus ferrumequinum isolate MPI-CBG mRhiFer1 chromosome 7, mRhiFer1_v1.p, whole genome shotgun sequence, the following proteins share a genomic window:
- the RCC1L gene encoding RCC1-like G exchanging factor-like protein isoform X2 — protein sequence MAGARTEWPGSSREQERCNQISSAACGYGFTLLSSKTKDVTKVWGMGLNKDSQLGFHRSRKDKAKGYEYVLEPSAVPLPLDRPQETQVLQVSCGRAHSLVLTDSEGVFSMGNNSYGQCGRKVVENEIYSESHKVHRMQDFDGRVVQVACGQDHSLFLTDKGEVYSCGWGADGQTGLGHYNITSVPTRLGGDLAGVSVVQVATYGDCCLAVSADGGLFGWGNSEYLQLASVTDSTQVNVPRCLPFSGVGKVKQAACGGTGCAVLNGEGHVFVWGYGILGKGPNLVETALPEMIPPTLFGVTEFSPEVQVSRIRCGLSHFAALTNKGELFVWGKNIRGCLGIGRLEDQYFPWRVTMPGEPVDVACGVDHMVTLAKSFI from the exons ATGGCTGGAGCACGGACTGAGTGGCCTGGTAGCTCACGGGAGCAGGAACGGTGCAACCAG ATTTCATCAGCTGCTTGTGGCTATGGGTTCACTTTGCTGTCCTCTAAAACCAAGGATGTTACGAAAGTTTGGGGTATGGGACTCAACAAAGATTCCCAGCTTGGATTTCACAGGAGCCGGAAAGATAAAG CAAAGGGATACGAGTATGTTTTGGAGCCCTCAGCAGTTCCACTGCCTCTGGACAGACCTCAGGAGACACAGGTGCTACAGGTCTCCTGTGGCAGAGCCCACTCTCTGGTCCTCACAGACAGCGAAGGAG TCTTCAGCATGGGAAACAATTCTTATGGACAATGTGGAAGAAAGGTGGTCGAAAATGAAATTTACAG TGAAAGTCACAAAGTCCATAGAATGCAGGACTTCGATGGACGGGTGGTCCAG GTCGCCTGTGGTCAGGACCACAGTCTGTTCCTAACGGATAAAGGAGAAGTCTATTCTTGTGGATGGGGCGCGGATGGGCAAACAG GTCTGGGCCACTACAACATCACCAGCGTACCCACCAGGCTGGGTGGAGACCTTGCCGGCGTGAGTGTTGTCCAGGTGGCCACCTACGGTGATTGTTGCCTGGCTGTGTCTGCTGACGGAGGCCTCTTTGGCTGGGGCAACTCCGAGTACCTGCAGCTGGCCTCTGTCACTGACTCCACACAG GTGAATGTGCCCCGGTGCTTACCTTTCTCGGGAGTAGGCAAGGTGAAGCAGGCTGCGTGTGGTGGGACTGGCTGTGCTGTGTTAAATG GAGAAGGACATGTTTTTGTCTGGGGCTATGGAATTCTTGGGAAAGGACCAAACCTAGTGGAAACTGCTCTTCCAGAAATGATTCCACCCACTCTCTTTGGCGTGACGGAGTTCAGCCCAGAAGTCCAGGTTTCCCGCATTCGGTGTGGACTCAGCCACTTTGCTGCCCTTACCA acAAAGGAGAGCTGTTTGTGTGGGGCAAGAATATCCGAGGGTGCCTGGGAATCGGCCGCCTGGAAGACCAGTATTTCCCGTGGAGG GTGACGATGCCTGGGGAGCCCGTGGATGTGGCGTGTGGTGTGGATCACATGGTGACTCTGGCCAAGTCGTTCATCTGA
- the RCC1L gene encoding RCC1-like G exchanging factor-like protein isoform X1, which yields MALVALAAGARLGRRLRGPGPGRGHWTAAGRSRSRREAAEAEADAPVFQYVGERAARVDRIFVWGFSFSGALGVPTFVLPSSAPQPRAGSRPRRRIQPVPYRLDLEQKISSAACGYGFTLLSSKTKDVTKVWGMGLNKDSQLGFHRSRKDKAKGYEYVLEPSAVPLPLDRPQETQVLQVSCGRAHSLVLTDSEGVFSMGNNSYGQCGRKVVENEIYSESHKVHRMQDFDGRVVQVACGQDHSLFLTDKGEVYSCGWGADGQTGLGHYNITSVPTRLGGDLAGVSVVQVATYGDCCLAVSADGGLFGWGNSEYLQLASVTDSTQVNVPRCLPFSGVGKVKQAACGGTGCAVLNGEGHVFVWGYGILGKGPNLVETALPEMIPPTLFGVTEFSPEVQVSRIRCGLSHFAALTNKGELFVWGKNIRGCLGIGRLEDQYFPWRVTMPGEPVDVACGVDHMVTLAKSFI from the exons ATGGCACTGGTGGCGCTGGCGGCGGGGGCTCGGCTGGGGCGCCGTCTGCGCGGGCCGGGGCCAGGGCGAGGGCACTGGACGGCGGCGGGGCGCTCCCGGAGCCGGCGCGAGGCGGCGGAGGCCGAGGCGGACGCGCCCGTGTTCCAGTACGTGGGCGAGCGCGCGGCCCGCGTGGACCGCATCTTCGTGTGGGGCTTCAGCTTCTCGGGAGCGCTGGGCGTGCCCACCTTCGTGCTGCCCAGCTCCGCGCCCCAGCCCCGCGCCGGCTCGCGGCCGCGCCGCAGGATCCAGCCCGTGCCTTACCGCTTGGACCTGGAGCAAAAG ATTTCATCAGCTGCTTGTGGCTATGGGTTCACTTTGCTGTCCTCTAAAACCAAGGATGTTACGAAAGTTTGGGGTATGGGACTCAACAAAGATTCCCAGCTTGGATTTCACAGGAGCCGGAAAGATAAAG CAAAGGGATACGAGTATGTTTTGGAGCCCTCAGCAGTTCCACTGCCTCTGGACAGACCTCAGGAGACACAGGTGCTACAGGTCTCCTGTGGCAGAGCCCACTCTCTGGTCCTCACAGACAGCGAAGGAG TCTTCAGCATGGGAAACAATTCTTATGGACAATGTGGAAGAAAGGTGGTCGAAAATGAAATTTACAG TGAAAGTCACAAAGTCCATAGAATGCAGGACTTCGATGGACGGGTGGTCCAG GTCGCCTGTGGTCAGGACCACAGTCTGTTCCTAACGGATAAAGGAGAAGTCTATTCTTGTGGATGGGGCGCGGATGGGCAAACAG GTCTGGGCCACTACAACATCACCAGCGTACCCACCAGGCTGGGTGGAGACCTTGCCGGCGTGAGTGTTGTCCAGGTGGCCACCTACGGTGATTGTTGCCTGGCTGTGTCTGCTGACGGAGGCCTCTTTGGCTGGGGCAACTCCGAGTACCTGCAGCTGGCCTCTGTCACTGACTCCACACAG GTGAATGTGCCCCGGTGCTTACCTTTCTCGGGAGTAGGCAAGGTGAAGCAGGCTGCGTGTGGTGGGACTGGCTGTGCTGTGTTAAATG GAGAAGGACATGTTTTTGTCTGGGGCTATGGAATTCTTGGGAAAGGACCAAACCTAGTGGAAACTGCTCTTCCAGAAATGATTCCACCCACTCTCTTTGGCGTGACGGAGTTCAGCCCAGAAGTCCAGGTTTCCCGCATTCGGTGTGGACTCAGCCACTTTGCTGCCCTTACCA acAAAGGAGAGCTGTTTGTGTGGGGCAAGAATATCCGAGGGTGCCTGGGAATCGGCCGCCTGGAAGACCAGTATTTCCCGTGGAGG GTGACGATGCCTGGGGAGCCCGTGGATGTGGCGTGTGGTGTGGATCACATGGTGACTCTGGCCAAGTCGTTCATCTGA